Proteins from a single region of Roseofilum capinflatum BLCC-M114:
- the dxr gene encoding 1-deoxy-D-xylulose-5-phosphate reductoisomerase, whose amino-acid sequence MKAITLLGSTGSIGTQTLDIVSEHPDQFRIVGLAAGNNVTLLAQQIEQFRPEIVAICNPDKLPELKAAIASVDPQPILVAGEAGVVEVAGYGDAESVVTGIVGCAGLLPTLAAIKAGKDIALANKETLIAGGPVVLPLVEEYGVKLLPADSEHSAIFQCLQGVPQGGLRKIILTASGGAFRDWPVEKLAQAKVSDALKHPNWSMGRKITIDSATLMNKGLEVIEAHFLFGMDYDNIEIVIHPQSIIHSLIEVQDTSVLAQLGWPDMRLPLLYALSWPERIYTDWETLDLVKAGNLTFRHPDHDKYPCMQLAYAAGRAGGSMPAVLNAANEQAVALFLDEKIGFLEIPQVIEQVCDRHQNTSHPSLEDILEADRWARQMVLEVADGVKRDFLVMR is encoded by the coding sequence GTGAAAGCAATTACTCTCCTTGGTTCCACCGGTTCGATAGGCACTCAAACTCTTGATATTGTCTCTGAACATCCCGATCAATTTCGCATTGTTGGCTTGGCAGCCGGTAATAATGTTACCCTTCTGGCGCAACAGATTGAGCAATTTCGACCGGAAATTGTAGCTATTTGTAATCCCGATAAATTGCCTGAATTGAAGGCGGCGATCGCCTCAGTCGATCCCCAACCCATTTTAGTCGCTGGAGAAGCTGGGGTCGTCGAAGTCGCTGGTTATGGTGATGCCGAAAGTGTGGTCACCGGAATCGTCGGCTGTGCCGGACTTCTGCCCACCCTAGCTGCCATTAAAGCTGGTAAAGATATTGCCCTAGCCAATAAGGAAACCCTAATCGCCGGTGGGCCAGTGGTCTTACCCTTGGTCGAAGAATATGGTGTAAAATTATTACCCGCAGATTCCGAACATTCCGCAATTTTCCAATGTTTGCAAGGTGTGCCCCAAGGAGGGTTGCGTAAGATTATTTTAACCGCATCTGGCGGGGCATTCCGGGATTGGCCCGTAGAAAAATTAGCCCAAGCCAAGGTCAGTGATGCCCTGAAACATCCCAATTGGTCGATGGGACGCAAGATTACCATTGATTCAGCCACCCTGATGAACAAGGGTCTAGAGGTGATTGAAGCCCATTTCTTGTTTGGTATGGATTACGACAACATCGAGATTGTCATTCATCCCCAAAGTATTATTCACTCCTTGATTGAGGTTCAAGATACTTCCGTTTTGGCGCAGTTGGGATGGCCGGATATGCGCTTACCTTTGCTTTACGCGCTCTCTTGGCCAGAGCGAATTTATACCGATTGGGAAACCTTAGATTTAGTCAAAGCGGGCAATTTAACCTTTAGACACCCGGATCATGATAAGTATCCTTGTATGCAATTAGCCTATGCTGCCGGGAGAGCTGGGGGATCGATGCCTGCGGTATTAAATGCGGCTAATGAGCAAGCGGTGGCTTTATTTTTAGACGAGAAAATCGGCTTTTTAGAGATTCCCCAGGTAATAGAACAAGTGTGCGATCGCCACCAGAATACCTCTCATCCCTCTCTAGAGGATATCCTAGAAGCCGATCGATGGGCCAGACAAATGGTTTTAGAGGTCGCAGATGGGGTCAAACGTGATTTCTTAGTGATGCGCTAA
- a CDS encoding alpha/beta hydrolase gives MKIRSGSRIWGKVKSLGIPQSITAVILSASTAIFTALPSYSAEQIVLNYGLLEFYLSVSDLESFAETGAVSDQLGFYLKFLTPEGQENFRQVLISPLETQAALEAGLPGDVEVGPVAISKFFSSPMGRGIITDLGKILQTDSRFNGGSSIRAALVLSAADPEGMTLLNFLKKFPTRQLRVNANEIFVLRNALETLIKTTDQVVAEIELKAEEEIQSEADIDYEQLPDIREPGEREFTTKQIELVDEERDRRFYVDLYIPEHKKNEKLPVLIISHGLASHPEHFIRGGSILASHGFFVAIPQHPGSDLQHLQNLLTGREFEVFERLEFINRPLDIQFLIDELERRNRSELGDRLNLDTIGVGGHSFGGYTALALAGATIDFPTLEQHCPQILGSADVALRLQCRALSLKSEEYQQHTLHDPRVKAIYLLNPVSRLFGQSGMAKINIPVLMAGGDSDPVTPLIFEQVQPFTWLTTTHKYLCLLYGSSHTEQLTKLTMSLVPQVGELVEPDPQIVGTYVRALAVAFFKVHLLNDESYKPYLTAAYSDSITIDPYLVNLIHSFTPEELELILNN, from the coding sequence ATGAAAATTAGAAGTGGGTCACGAATCTGGGGAAAGGTTAAAAGTTTAGGAATTCCCCAGAGTATAACCGCCGTCATTTTAAGTGCATCAACAGCAATTTTTACTGCTCTACCTAGTTATAGTGCGGAACAAATTGTTTTAAATTATGGACTTTTAGAATTTTATTTATCTGTTTCGGATCTAGAGTCCTTTGCTGAGACGGGTGCGGTGAGCGACCAACTCGGTTTTTATCTGAAATTTCTGACCCCAGAGGGACAAGAGAATTTTCGGCAAGTGCTGATCTCTCCCTTAGAAACACAGGCTGCTTTAGAAGCAGGATTACCTGGAGATGTTGAAGTTGGGCCGGTTGCCATTTCTAAGTTTTTCTCGTCTCCCATGGGTCGGGGAATCATCACCGATTTAGGAAAAATATTACAAACTGATTCCCGATTTAATGGCGGATCGTCTATCCGTGCAGCCCTAGTTTTATCAGCGGCCGATCCAGAGGGGATGACGTTGTTAAATTTCCTGAAAAAATTTCCAACTCGTCAATTGCGCGTCAATGCTAATGAAATTTTTGTCCTGCGAAATGCTCTAGAGACTTTGATTAAAACGACCGATCAAGTGGTGGCTGAAATTGAACTGAAAGCAGAGGAAGAAATCCAAAGTGAAGCCGATATTGACTATGAGCAACTCCCGGATATTCGCGAACCGGGAGAGAGGGAGTTTACCACGAAGCAAATCGAATTAGTGGATGAGGAGCGCGATCGCCGCTTTTATGTCGATCTGTATATTCCCGAACATAAAAAGAACGAAAAACTCCCGGTTTTGATTATTTCCCACGGTTTAGCCAGCCACCCCGAACACTTTATACGCGGCGGATCAATTTTGGCTTCCCATGGGTTTTTCGTTGCCATTCCCCAACATCCCGGTAGCGATTTGCAACATCTGCAAAACTTGCTCACAGGTCGAGAATTTGAAGTGTTCGAGCGCTTGGAATTTATTAATCGTCCCCTCGATATTCAATTTCTGATCGACGAACTAGAGCGACGGAACCGCTCAGAATTGGGCGATCGCCTAAACTTAGACACTATTGGGGTTGGAGGTCATTCCTTTGGCGGCTATACAGCTCTCGCTTTAGCCGGAGCAACCATTGATTTTCCTACCCTAGAACAGCATTGCCCACAAATTTTAGGATCGGCAGATGTTGCCTTGCGCTTGCAATGTCGCGCTCTCAGTCTAAAATCTGAAGAATATCAACAGCATACCTTACACGATCCCCGCGTCAAAGCCATTTATCTTCTGAACCCAGTTAGCCGCTTATTCGGTCAATCAGGAATGGCAAAAATTAATATTCCGGTATTAATGGCTGGTGGAGACAGCGATCCGGTTACTCCCCTGATCTTTGAACAAGTTCAACCCTTTACCTGGTTAACCACAACCCATAAATATCTCTGTCTTCTCTACGGTAGCTCCCACACCGAACAACTCACCAAGCTCACCATGTCTTTAGTGCCTCAAGTGGGAGAACTGGTGGAACCTGACCCGCAAATTGTAGGAACTTATGTTCGCGCTCTGGCTGTGGCCTTTTTCAAGGTTCATTTACTCAATGATGAGAGCTATAAACCTTATTTAACGGCTGCCTACTCCGATTCCATTACCATCGATCCTTACCTGGTGAACTTAATTCATTCCTTTACCCCAGAAGAGTTGGAATTAATCCTCAATAATTAA
- a CDS encoding Tex family protein, producing MLQIPRQIAQELNLNLSQVENVLELLQEGATIPFIARYRKERTGSLDEVQLREIADRSLYLSELEARKKTILESIESQGKLTDELKAQIENCEQKTELEDLYLPYKPKRRTRATIAKEKGLEPLAQLLQDLNRSQGSVSSLEELAQPYLNAEKGVETVEEALKGAGDILAEQIAETATLRAQVREQMIKTGAFVSQIKKDYPEGTTKYEMYRDYSAPVSKIAAHNWLALLRGEAEKVLKLDLDCDRDKILETLEGQILRTRNRVLRPWFQGVIEDSFNRLMKPSLTSDIRSECKLAADIESIQTFETNLRELLLSPPAGMKPTLAIDPGFRTGCKVAVLDETAKFLEYQAIFPHQGERKRQEAAQVMVKLIGKYSIELIAIGNGTASRETDQFVTEVLQNLERKPIKVMVNESGASIYSASDLAREEFPDLDVTVRGAISIGRRLQDPLAELVKIDPKSIGVGQYQHDVDQKLLKKQLDETVESCVNYVGVDLNTASMQLLSFVSGITPTIAKNVVKFRDENGAFKNRRQLLKVSKLGPKAFEQAAGFLRIREGENPLDNTAVHPESYGIVEQMVQDLDLPLARVGEIADRVSKIRLENYRTEAIGLPTLKDIVNELQKPGRDPRAKFEYATFREGINEITDLKEGMILEGVVSNVVNFGAFVDIGVHQDGLIHISEMADRFVSDPKDIVKVGQVVKVRVLEVNEKLKRIGLSLKV from the coding sequence ATGCTACAAATTCCGCGACAAATTGCCCAAGAATTAAACCTCAATCTCTCTCAAGTGGAGAATGTGCTGGAACTGCTGCAAGAAGGGGCGACGATTCCCTTTATTGCTCGCTATCGGAAAGAAAGAACCGGCTCGCTTGATGAAGTGCAGTTGCGAGAAATTGCTGACCGCTCTCTCTATCTCTCGGAACTGGAAGCGCGGAAAAAGACGATTTTAGAGTCGATTGAGAGTCAAGGAAAACTGACGGATGAGCTAAAAGCGCAAATTGAGAACTGTGAGCAGAAAACGGAACTGGAAGACCTGTATCTGCCCTATAAACCGAAGCGCAGAACTCGCGCTACTATTGCGAAGGAAAAGGGACTCGAACCCCTGGCGCAATTGCTGCAAGACTTGAATCGTTCTCAAGGTTCGGTTTCGTCTTTAGAGGAGTTGGCTCAACCCTATTTAAATGCAGAAAAAGGGGTGGAGACGGTGGAAGAGGCGCTCAAAGGAGCGGGTGATATTCTTGCCGAACAAATTGCGGAAACGGCGACTTTGCGGGCGCAAGTTCGGGAGCAGATGATAAAAACGGGGGCGTTTGTTTCCCAAATCAAGAAGGATTATCCGGAGGGAACGACAAAATATGAGATGTATCGCGATTATAGCGCTCCAGTGAGCAAAATTGCGGCTCATAATTGGTTGGCTTTGTTGCGGGGAGAGGCGGAGAAGGTTTTGAAGCTGGATTTGGACTGCGATCGCGATAAAATCCTAGAGACCTTAGAAGGCCAGATTCTCCGTACCCGTAACCGGGTGTTGCGTCCCTGGTTTCAGGGGGTGATTGAGGATAGCTTTAATCGCTTGATGAAGCCGTCTTTAACCTCGGATATTCGCAGTGAGTGTAAATTGGCGGCGGATATTGAGTCTATCCAAACCTTTGAAACGAATCTGCGGGAGCTGCTGCTTTCTCCTCCAGCAGGAATGAAGCCGACGCTGGCGATTGACCCCGGATTTCGCACGGGGTGTAAGGTGGCGGTGTTGGATGAGACGGCGAAGTTTCTGGAGTATCAGGCGATTTTTCCCCACCAGGGAGAGCGGAAACGGCAGGAGGCGGCCCAGGTTATGGTGAAGCTGATTGGGAAGTATAGCATTGAGTTGATTGCGATCGGTAATGGTACGGCTTCCCGCGAAACGGATCAATTTGTGACCGAAGTGTTGCAAAATTTAGAGCGCAAACCGATTAAGGTGATGGTGAATGAATCGGGGGCTTCGATTTATTCGGCTAGTGATTTGGCGCGGGAGGAATTCCCCGATTTAGATGTGACGGTGCGGGGTGCAATTAGTATTGGTCGGCGCTTGCAAGACCCGTTGGCGGAATTGGTGAAAATTGACCCGAAATCGATTGGCGTGGGGCAATATCAGCATGATGTGGATCAGAAATTGCTGAAAAAACAGTTAGACGAAACGGTGGAAAGTTGCGTGAATTATGTGGGGGTGGATTTAAATACGGCTTCGATGCAGTTGTTGTCGTTTGTGTCGGGAATTACGCCCACCATTGCCAAGAATGTGGTGAAGTTCCGGGATGAAAATGGGGCGTTTAAGAATCGTCGTCAGTTGCTGAAAGTGTCGAAGTTAGGGCCGAAGGCGTTTGAACAAGCGGCGGGGTTTTTGCGAATTCGTGAGGGTGAGAATCCGTTGGATAATACGGCGGTGCATCCAGAGAGTTATGGCATTGTGGAGCAGATGGTGCAGGATCTGGATTTGCCGTTGGCGAGAGTTGGAGAAATTGCGGATCGGGTGAGTAAAATTCGCTTGGAAAACTACAGGACGGAGGCGATCGGATTGCCCACGCTCAAAGACATTGTGAATGAGCTTCAGAAGCCCGGACGCGACCCTAGAGCCAAATTTGAATATGCGACGTTTAGAGAGGGCATAAACGAGATTACAGACCTAAAAGAGGGGATGATTTTAGAGGGGGTGGTATCGAATGTGGTGAATTTTGGTGCGTTTGTGGATATTGGGGTACACCAGGATGGGTTAATTCATATTTCTGAAATGGCGGATCGTTTTGTGAGCGATCCGAAGGATATTGTCAAGGTGGGACAGGTGGTGAAGGTGAGGGTTTTGGAGGTGAATGAGAAGTTAAAACGAATTGGTTTGTCGTTGAAGGTTTAG
- a CDS encoding cytochrome c biogenesis protein CcdA, translated as MDMLETQLYHLQQFADRLVDTQLAHLNPVSIGLIFIAGLLTSLTPCMLSMLPLTVAYIGGYETENRLQSAIQSLWFAAGLATTLALLGVVAALVGQVYGQIGIGLPIIVSIIAILMGLNLLEALPLQLPASGGMDWISPNFPNSVRSYLIGLTFGLVASPCSTPVLATLLAWISTTQNPILGSGLLLAYTAGYVSPLVLAGTFTASIKKLLALRQWSGWITPTSGVLLVGFGVISLLSRLVPIS; from the coding sequence ATGGATATGCTCGAAACCCAACTCTATCACCTGCAACAGTTCGCCGATCGCCTCGTCGATACGCAACTGGCTCACCTCAATCCTGTGAGTATTGGTCTCATTTTTATCGCGGGACTGCTCACCAGCTTAACCCCCTGTATGCTCTCCATGCTGCCCCTCACCGTTGCCTATATCGGCGGCTACGAAACCGAAAACCGCCTACAATCAGCCATTCAGTCCCTCTGGTTTGCCGCCGGTTTAGCCACCACCCTCGCCCTCCTCGGAGTCGTCGCCGCCCTCGTCGGTCAAGTCTATGGTCAAATCGGTATCGGCTTACCCATTATCGTCAGTATTATCGCCATCCTCATGGGACTCAATCTCCTGGAAGCCTTACCCCTGCAACTGCCCGCTTCCGGGGGCATGGATTGGATTTCGCCTAACTTCCCCAACAGTGTGCGCTCCTATCTCATCGGCTTAACCTTCGGCTTAGTCGCCTCCCCCTGTAGCACCCCCGTCCTCGCCACGCTGCTGGCTTGGATCTCCACCACCCAAAACCCGATCCTCGGTAGCGGTTTACTCCTTGCCTATACTGCTGGCTATGTGTCTCCCCTGGTACTCGCGGGAACCTTCACCGCTTCGATTAAAAAACTGTTAGCCCTGCGGCAATGGTCAGGATGGATCACTCCTACCAGTGGCGTGTTATTAGTAGGATTTGGGGTAATTTCGCTCCTGTCTCGTCTTGTACCGATTAGTTAA
- a CDS encoding cytochrome c biogenesis protein — MTSDQNASAPLPFNPLQWWKKQVLPTLADLRLAIILLLAIALFSISGTVIEQGQSLEFYQANYPEDPALFGFLSWKVLLTIGLDHVYSTWWFLALLVWFGSSLTACTFTRQLPTLKAANRWSYYKTPKQFQNLALSTQLNQGSNDQLEPILKQYGYRVFREGEMLYARKGIIGRIGPIIVHASMLIILAGSILGSLTGFMAQEMIPSGDTFQIKNIIEAGPFAQSQVPKDWSVRVNRFWIDYSPEGRIEQFYSDLSVLDNQGEEVKREEIHVNQPLRYRGVTLYQADWAIAAVKVRINNSPIFKIPMAQLPIQTEGRIWGTWIPTKPDMSEGVALVTKDLQGTLVVYDNQGQLIGTVRQGMDIEVNGVTLKVLEVLGSTGLQIKADPGIPVVYTGFGLLMIAVVMSYFSHSQIWALQSGDNFYVGGKTNRAQVTFEQEVLKILDQVQDNTPSPIKT, encoded by the coding sequence ATGACTTCCGATCAAAATGCTTCTGCTCCGCTCCCCTTCAACCCCCTGCAATGGTGGAAAAAACAAGTCCTGCCCACCTTAGCTGATTTACGATTAGCGATTATCCTGCTGCTGGCGATCGCCCTCTTCAGCATTTCCGGTACAGTCATAGAACAGGGGCAATCTCTCGAATTTTACCAAGCCAACTACCCCGAAGACCCCGCCCTATTTGGCTTCCTCTCCTGGAAAGTCCTCTTAACCATTGGCTTAGATCATGTTTATAGCACCTGGTGGTTTTTAGCCCTGCTCGTCTGGTTCGGATCGAGTTTAACCGCTTGCACCTTTACCCGCCAACTGCCCACCCTGAAAGCGGCTAACCGGTGGAGCTATTACAAAACCCCCAAACAATTTCAAAATCTGGCGCTCAGTACCCAACTCAATCAAGGCTCCAATGACCAACTAGAACCTATCCTCAAACAATATGGGTATCGCGTCTTTCGGGAAGGCGAAATGCTTTACGCTCGCAAAGGCATCATTGGCAGAATTGGCCCCATTATCGTTCATGCCAGTATGTTGATTATCCTAGCCGGTTCCATCTTAGGCTCCCTCACCGGATTTATGGCCCAAGAAATGATTCCCAGTGGCGACACCTTCCAAATTAAAAATATCATCGAAGCCGGGCCCTTTGCCCAATCCCAAGTCCCCAAAGATTGGTCAGTGCGGGTGAATCGCTTTTGGATTGACTATAGTCCAGAAGGCAGAATTGAGCAGTTTTATTCCGATTTATCCGTCTTAGATAATCAGGGCGAAGAAGTCAAGCGCGAAGAAATCCATGTGAATCAGCCTTTGCGCTATCGGGGGGTAACCTTGTATCAGGCCGATTGGGCGATCGCTGCTGTTAAAGTCAGAATTAATAACTCTCCCATCTTCAAGATTCCCATGGCCCAACTGCCCATTCAAACCGAGGGCAGAATCTGGGGAACCTGGATACCCACCAAACCCGACATGAGCGAAGGAGTCGCCCTAGTCACCAAAGATTTACAGGGAACCCTCGTCGTTTACGATAATCAAGGACAACTCATCGGAACCGTGCGCCAGGGTATGGACATCGAAGTAAATGGGGTTACCCTAAAAGTTTTAGAAGTCCTGGGTAGCACCGGATTACAAATTAAAGCCGATCCTGGTATTCCCGTTGTGTATACCGGATTTGGGCTATTAATGATTGCTGTCGTCATGAGTTATTTTTCCCACTCTCAAATCTGGGCACTACAAAGCGGAGATAACTTTTATGTGGGCGGAAAAACCAACCGCGCTCAAGTCACCTTTGAACAAGAAGTGCTGAAAATCCTTGACCAAGTGCAGGACAATACACCATCACCGATCAAAACTTAG
- the radC gene encoding RadC family protein — protein MTYSIRMLDLPTSERPRERLIELGASHLTAAELIAILLATGQGKGKLSAMGLGQHLLKELTDGQRDALEVLRDISPQELTKIHGIGPAKATTILAAIELGKRVFECRPVKREINSPDEAAAVLSHQLMWQNQEKFAVISLDVKNQILATKVITIGTATETLAHPREIFREVIRQGASRLIIAHNHPTGSTEPSEEDLELTKQLLQAAQLLGIPLLDHLILGQGSHQSLRQTTNLWDNYQEFG, from the coding sequence ATGACGTACAGTATCCGGATGCTGGATCTGCCCACCAGCGAACGCCCCCGCGAGCGTCTAATTGAGCTAGGAGCGAGTCATTTAACCGCAGCCGAGTTAATTGCCATTTTGTTAGCAACCGGGCAAGGCAAGGGCAAATTATCGGCCATGGGATTAGGACAACATCTGTTAAAAGAACTTACAGATGGGCAGCGCGACGCTCTAGAAGTGCTGCGAGATATTAGTCCCCAAGAATTAACTAAAATTCATGGTATTGGGCCAGCTAAAGCCACCACCATTTTAGCCGCCATCGAATTAGGAAAACGGGTGTTTGAATGCCGACCAGTCAAGCGAGAAATCAATAGTCCAGATGAAGCGGCGGCGGTTTTGAGTCATCAGTTAATGTGGCAAAATCAAGAAAAGTTTGCTGTGATATCTTTGGATGTTAAAAACCAAATTTTAGCCACTAAAGTGATTACCATCGGCACAGCAACGGAAACTTTAGCCCATCCTAGAGAAATCTTTCGAGAAGTGATTCGTCAAGGGGCAAGTCGTTTGATTATTGCCCATAATCACCCTACGGGAAGCACAGAACCGAGTGAGGAAGATCTGGAGCTAACGAAACAGTTATTACAAGCGGCTCAATTGTTAGGTATTCCGTTGTTAGATCACTTGATTTTAGGTCAGGGTTCCCATCAGAGTTTGCGTCAAACTACGAATTTATGGGATAATTATCAGGAGTTCGGTTAA